The DNA window ACGCGGCTGTTCTTCTTCACCTCTTCATCAGTGTAGAAGCTGAACACAACCTCCTCAACAGAATTCGAAGCACCCTAAAAAATAAGAGAGGTTAAGATTTTTAAGTGATTGTGAGAAAGGTAGatgaaagaaagaagaggtTGTGGAGTACCTGGATTGAGAGAACCATGGCTTGGCTTTGGTCGTTGCTTGAAGTGAAGAGAGAAAGCAAGAGTGGAAGAGTTATGAAGTAGGTGTGAATGGAAGTGAAAGGAGGGAATTAGTAGCAGTGTTGGAAAGAAGGGAAGGAGGGAGGCGCTGCTGCGTTTGATAGTTGGGAAGCTGAAATGAGTTGGACACGATGTATAAGAGAGTTTTGCTGTGACAGGGGAAACATCAGCTGAGCCGAAGCAACAGTCAGCAGAATTATGCGAGGCAGACAGGCAGTATATTAACtagagagtttttttttttgtaaaaaaataggGGCATAagcccaaaataaaaaaacacaaaaataaggTTCAATTTTGGGAACAAGTTTTTCAGGCGGTAGTCTAGCGGTGGAGAAAGGTCCGATAATTTATCAGGTCTGACGTCTGATTTGTGTTTGATTCGGCTTGGCCGGACTTAttataaaatagatataaaattagactcttaaaaattttaatatgttaaTAAGTTAGGTCcagatttattaattaattttattggcCAACAGATTTTAGACCAGAATAGACTAAATAACAGATTATACCTAGTACTTTATAAATAGTTTATAGTAGACTACAAGTCAAGCTCGAGTTAATTAACTACATGACAAGTCAAGCCTTTTAAGAGCAAAGTCTAGCCTAACTTGGCCTGTTTTCACTCCTAGACGGCACATCAACAAATTAGAATCCTTGCTCACAATCAAGATTTTGTTTAGCTAACCAATCTACACATGAGTTAGCTTCTCTATATATGTGTTTGAATTCAACTTGCCAAGGTTTCAATTTCATTCTCTCTATATTTCTGATTAAAGCATTGTGACATTTGCAGAAAAGTCTGGAGTTGGATATGCTGTTGAAGGAGATCTCTAAATCTGTTTTAACTATTACACAAGGCATCTCCGAAGATCTCTAAATCTGTTTTAACTATTACACGAGGCATCTCCATCTGCCACGCTATCTCAAAGTCATGAAGGATTTTTCATAGTTTAGCTTCATCAATGCTACATTGTCTCAATTTGAGgggttaattttttataagaatTGGATTAATCTTTTTATTACCGTTGGACTTTTTTTGTTAGTAGATGCattggaatttttttttcaagatatgaaattttattaataaaaattgcaATAGAGTAATATTGGTCTATTTGAGGACTCTAGCAAAGATAAGGTGGGAATTAAcccaagaaaataataatagaataacctaaaaggaaatagaaaaaaaaaacttcacaATTAGTTGTCTTAAGGTGATATTCCTTTTACatgttttgtgtctcttttCAAATAGTATCTAGTATAATTCTTTTGCcatcaaaaaataatttgttcttAGATATCCAAATCCTCCATAGCACTATTGTAGGAAGACTTCGATACTTTTTGTTAGAACCCGtttgctttattttttaaagcatCTTTCTCCACCAATTACAAAAGCTACCATCCCCATCAACTCCATTTGGACTGCTAAACAAGAGCCCCATGTGATTCCACACTTGCCGCAAGTGATTACAATTTACAAGTAAGTAAGCAATGGGTCAAAGTTTCGTCCTACATTTCACATCTTGGACAGATCACAGGGATAGCTTGAATGCGGGCGTGCAATCGGTGCCTAACCGGAAAGCCATTGTAGAGAGCTTTCCATGCAAAGACCTTAACTTTGGCCGGATAGTCAAGATCCCAAATCGAATTCCATAGATTTTTGTCTCCGAAAACTGGTGGAAGACTTTCAAGTGGCAGGTGAAAAAACTTGAAGCATACCTCATATCCTGACCATACAGAGTAAGAACCCTTTTTCCTTGTACCAAATcaatttatcttcttctttaatgcttaCTTGAAGTATCTCTTGTGTAATTTCTGGTATGAAGTTGCTGGCTATAagtgatgcattccaattaccTTCCTCAGTGATGAGTTGAGAAACCCAAATTAAGCTTGGATTAAGCTCCTGATTCTATCTGTCTCAGTGTCAATGGTCCTTATCTTCCAACCCAACAATCTTTCCAAATCTTCACTGTTGATCTCCTCCCAATCTGCCAGCAAACCCCCTTTTCCAGAACCTTTCGTCTTTCTAATAGATTTCTCCAAGCCCAGACAGATTGTAGCCAACATCAGCTTTTAGAAATGAAGAGTGTCTAAAATACCTTTTGAATACTTTAGTCACTAGGGAATTCGGTCTGGTAATCAATCTCCATCCCTGTTTTCCTAGCGTAGCGAGATTAAAAGCTTTTCGGTCCTTAAACTCCAATCCTCTTTGATTTTTTAGTCTACACAGTGTGTCTCACTTAATCCAGTGAAGactctcttcttcttgtttcTGTCCCCACCAAAATTGCATAAATATTCTCTGAATTTCATCTATGAAAGTTTAAAGCACCCCAAAGTGTATATCGGGATAGCCGTACCCACAGATTTAATTAAAACTTCACGACCACTAATCGACAATAATGATCTTTTTCAATGCTGTAATTTTTTTGCAACTTTATCTTTGACATAAGCCAatgttgctttttttttttatttctggattgttgttgGTAAACCCAGATATTTGTCTTGAGCGCCAACATTCAGGACCTGAAGAATGGTTGCAAAGATTTTCCTTTCTGATTGCGGTGTATTCCGActgaaaagcacaaaaaaagagtAGTATTCAATGATTTACCTTCGTTGATACTctgtttttagtttgtttggtTTGCTTTACCAAAGTAGGGTTTCGAGAAAGAGACTGTGAGATGAAAGTAGTGATTTGCTacaaacaaaaagcaaaaacaCAAAATCACATAATGATTTGCCacaaataagaagaaagaaagaagaatccaaCAATTTACCTTCGTTGATGCTCATTTGGTTTGCGGTTCTGTGTCTTTGTTGATGCTTGTTTAGTTTCTGAGAGTGAGAATATAAGAGGAAGTAGTGATTATGATTTATGAGTGATTATGATTTATGCTGTCTACCAAAGGTTTGGGTGAGTGGGAGCATGTTTTACACACCCTTAGTGCTAAGAATGGTTTTTGTTGGGGTTGCAATAACTTGGTTGGACTTGGTTCACAAAAAAGTTTGTCCATGTAGCATCACTGTACCAAATATTATGAAAAAGTGCTGCCAAAGTAATTAGCTTCTCAAGACATcctaaaacagaaaaattaaaaccaaaatcGAGTAAATAGTTATGGTAAGCTATATGGATGTTCTTCACAGAAAACAGAAAGCTATATGGATGTTACAATCTCAATTATTAGTATACCTTTTTTTCCCCTAAACACTATAGTTAAAGTATGCATAAACAAAAACCAAAGAGAGGGAGTATATGTTGATCCTGGTCTAAAAAGGTTACTCTTGCAGCAATCTCAAGGAAGATAACTCTTGGAAACAAGAGGAACCTATCTTGAGGTAGAAATTAAGGTTTCAATTAACTTTAGTTTCTTATTCGTAGTTCAACTACTCACAATTGCATAAGTTGACCAATCTTAGCCTTAGATGTGGCTGCGCTCAACCTTCAACAACTtatgagtttttaaaaaaagtacaaTAACAACATATTCTCTCAGCTATGTAATATACACGAACTAAAAATTCGTACTAGCAGGTGTTAATTGCagaaccaaataaaaaaaattaatgaatatgATCTTATAGAATAAAAACAGCCATAACACATACCAACTCCAACAAAGTCAATTAACATGAGAAACCCACCTTTTATAAATAACATACCATAGAAGAACTGGAGATGCAAAATGATTTTCCTGATATCTCCATTAGTAAAAGAGGATGGAAGTTGACTCCTTCATATTCAAAAACCTGCAGGTCATTCAAAGAATCTCATTATAAATTTGGccttcaattattttttctcATCCGTTTGGGGGAACAGAGTATGGAACCTGTGTACAATGATAAGTGACATAATTCCCATAAATTTCTTAtggacaaaatttaaaaatgataaagaGGTGGGTACCATGTCACTGATTCTCCCATGGGTGATATTATTCCAATCGCGAGAACGTTTCCTGAGAATCCACAACAAAGATAAGGGGTGTTATCATGTGGAAGATCATATGAGGATCAGATCTCTGGAGTTGTCACTGCCGAAATCATTGGATTCGACGTTGATGCAGTCACCCACAGCCGGATTAGATCACCGAGATTGTCACTGCAGCAAGAACTCCACTATATACTGCGACGACCCAgtgcaaaaaataaataatcttcTTGCCTCTAATTAGTTTGTAACAAGCAAGAGCTCTGATTCGTCGTCAATACATTGCTGATTAAGGCAGCTATATCGTTTATTTATACTTGTCATTTGACGTGTCAATTCCTCAAGGATCCCATAAGTTTCATCTTGCCTCAAATGCAATATGCTTCCTGCTTCTTTCTCACCTTTTGATTTTGCTGAGACCCTAACCCTTGCTGAATCCTCCAATCTTCCACTTGCAGCATAAATATTGGAAAGCAGCATGAAGCTGCCAGTTATTTCTGACTTCAGGGTCAGAATGTTTGATTCTGTTTCTTCTGCAATGTCTGTGTCTCTGTGCATTCTACATGAGTTTAGAAGAGCTCCCCAAACGCAGTCATTAGGTTCAATTGGCATGTTTCTAACAATGTCGCTTGCTTCTTGCAGAAGTCCAGCGCGACCAAGGAGATCAACCATGCATGCATAGTGCTCTACATTAGGTTTAATCCCAAATTCACTGGCCATCCGATTGAAAAGGCCACGACCTGCAGCCACTAATCCAGCATGGCTGCAAGCGGATAGAACAGCAACAAAAGAAATGTTATCTGGCTTCATTCCAGCTTCAAGCATCTCATCAAAAGTTCTTAATGATCTCTCGCCAAGTCCATGGATTCCATAACCACCAATCAATGAATTCCATGAGATTATATCTCTACCCTTAATATTATCAAATACCAAATGCCCTTCCTTGAAACCACCACACTTCATATACATGTTAATCAGACCATTTCCCACCAAAATATTGTCATCCATCTGAATCCTAATAGCATAACCATGGAGCTCCCTGCCAAGATTCAATGCTGCTAACTCTGCACAAACTGATAAAACACTGGAAATCGTCACACAATTGGCGATTACTCTGCAAAGCTGCATTTGCCTAAAAAGTTCAAGTGACTCCTCACAACGGCCCTTAGAAGCAAAGCCACATATTACTGCACTCCAACTTATGACATTAGGCCTCACTAGCAAATAACTATCCAATTTCTCCATCTGCAAAAACAATGCATAGGCCTCATCACACAATCCTGATTCAGCATAAGCTGATATTAAAGCATTCCAGCTTACTAGGTTCCTGGCCTTCATCTCAAAAAACACTTTATGAGCATCCTTAAGATGCTCATGCTTCCCATAACCACCTATCAGTGCATTCTTTACAAACAAATAATCTTCATATCCACCTTTAACAACATACCCGTGGATTTCACTGCCCCTGTCAACATCAACCATATCAGCACAAACAGATAACACCACAGCTAATCCTTCAGCACTGATTTCAACCCCCCTTGTTCTCATCAACTTAAACAACTTAAGGGTTTTATCATAAAATCCACATCTAGCATGGCTTGACAACAGTGAAGTCCATGTCACAGAGTTAGGTTGCAAACCTTCCAATTCCATCCTCTTAAAGATCCTAGAAGCACCAACAGGATCGCAACTCAAAGCGTAGCCTGAAACCATGGTATTCCAGGAGACAAGGCTTCTCACAAGCATTCTATCAAACAGGTGGCACGCATATTCCATTTTCCCAAGCTTCCCATACATGCTCAAAAGTTCATTAACCACATGAAGATGATTCCAAAAACCCATTTGCAAAACATGACAATGGACAATATTGCAGAAACCAGTGGCACCGACATTGGAACAAGCTCGAATTACCAGAGGAAGAGTAAACCCATCGGGCAAAAATCCAAGCTTTCGCATATGATGGAATTCCATAGAAGAAGGTTCTGGAGTTCGTCAAAAGGGACCAAACTGAACACTTTGCGTGCATCAGAGACAAGCCCAAAGCGTGAATATAGGGATATGAGCCTGGAGGCCAAGAAGGGGGAACGATGCGCATCCGTGACGAAGATTTGGGAATGGATTTGGCGAGCTTGTTGGAGAGTAAGGGATTGCTGAATAAGAGAATCGAAATAACCGAGAAGTTCATAGTGGTGAGTGACGCAAGTGTGGAAATGGTGGAAAGATATTAAAGGTTTGAAAAGAAGAATGCGATGGAAACGTGAGGAGCGAGAGAAGAAGCAATCAGACACAGCATTGAGCATCACGGACCTAGCCAATGGCAGATGATGTCATCGCAGGTGAAAACAATGAAGGAAGCTGTAGCAACAATCCTATCCTACTATCTTCTTAAGGCCCCTGCTATGGTGATTTATGTGGAGAAAGTAGAAACCAACTTAAGTTTGACGACCAAATCCCAAACTGCTCCCGAGATTCATGTTACACTATTATCGTCTCGAAGAGAGATGCACATATTGGTTTTTCGCAAGGTTACAAGAACCAAACCCGTCGAATAATTGGTTCAATGGTCTAACCAATGTCTAACCATCGTTGGTCTAACCAATGTCTAACCATCATTGAACTGGtttaattaaatacaaaataaaattattaaaaaatcaatatataatttcatatatttaaatttaataatttttaggctaataaaatttaaagttttacaATTTTATATAGTAACTTGTCTATAATTTATCGTTAAAGATTCACAAATAAGTTTAAACACTAAAGTTTATGATTAAAAATGAGTacccattttggtcctcaaagatTTCAAACTGGACACTTTAgtccccaactaaaattaattactcaatTGGTCCATAACAATTAACTTtgtcagtcacttaggtcctttaCTCCGTTAATTTTAACGGAGGACAAAATAGaccctgacaactctaacaggggacaaaatagtccctgatCTCCTCTGTTTGAAAACGACACTGTTCTCTTCCAATTTCCATCATATCTCACATAATACTAACAGTCTAACACTGTAACTTCAAACTACACAATGCACactctataaatttaatgttcataagaaaaaaaatcctcCACGGGTTGAGTTGCTGATGtgatttgtaattttaaaaagattgaaTACTAGAGATAGATTATGTAAGTTTAAGATTGTACCAGAAGCGGAATCCTTTTGTGTCTTATGTAAGGATAGATTGGAGACGGTACAtcacttatttttttcatgTGATCGTATATGGAAGTTGTGGGGATCAATCTAGATGGATTGGAGTGTGATTTGGGTTTGGCCAAGAACCATCAAAGAATGCTTTGAGGTGTGGATGGATAGAAAGATAAGGAAAGATATGAAGGAAGTGTGGATggtgttatttttttctataatatgGTGCACATAGAGATATAGAAATAACATTGTCTTTAATAATGGAGTGTTGGTATTAGAGAAGTTAAAGGAGGAAGTTGTAGAATGCACAAATCGATGGTGTCAAGATTGACAATATAGGAGTAAATGATGTACTTATGAGTACAAATATCAAGTCTAAGGTGAATAAGAAGACATATGAAGTTGATTTTTGATGCATGATTTACTGATCTATGAAAAAGGCCAATAATTCTGCAAATTAAAAGTTGGAAGGAGAATGATCATGATTTGATGTTGTATAACTGATCAGGTTCATCTTAAAGTGTCTTTAGAGGAGCCAAAATCATTATATTCTTTTGCTCCCTGTTTGCTGTTTTATGCTAGTTGTTATGTTTTCTTTGTAGTTATTGCTCTGTTTTTGTTACTGTTTTTTGGAATTACACCCACTTTGTTTGGAATTGAGTGGAGATGTaatttgcatatgatgtcgAAAGAGAATCTTTTCATGATGTCCTAATGTCCAATAATCTATATTGCTTGTCGGAGAGTGGAAAAAGGCGTGCCCTTGGAGTAGTTGTggaacttggtcttgaggatgtcGTGGAGGTTGTCGGGGTTGGAGGTGATGTTATCAAAGACGTGGAAGTGGATGCTTTTGGTGGGTGAAGTacagaggaggtggatgtatCAATCACAAAGATTTAGAAAGTGTGTGGTCCATgacatgttgaggtaggtgCGATACGTTTGACAATTACACCATGGCTTAATCTTGGAGCtaaagaggaggaaggaaaagatggaaaagaagactatgaaggtgaagaaggagagtatgaatgttagggttatgcgagatatgataaaaattggggaagaacagtgtcgttttcgaataaaggggtcagggatcattttgtcctttgttagagttgtcagggattattttgtcccatgttagaGTTTTCAGAGACCATTTTGTCTTCCGTTAGAGTTGACAGAGCCAAGAACCTAAGTGACTGATGGAATTAATTGTTAGAGACCaatcgaataattaattttaattggggactaaaatgtcttgtttgaaattctttgaggaccaaaatgggtATATACTCAAAATTTATCAAAACACCACCAAAAGAAACAACAACAAACAAGTTTTCTAGTTTAATTAATATGAAACTAGTCTAGTttgagctttttctttttttggaacACAAGATTTGAACCAATTTAACCAACCGAAATATTAGCAcacctttaatttttattgcatCTAAATTCAGATGATTATTTGCCACAACTATTCCCAAAAatcaaagataaaaaagaataacATACCAAGTTGAGAATGAGGGACATGAATGAAGAGATCAACTCCACCATATGGGAATTTCTCCAAGTCAATAAAGTCTCTAATCCAAAACATGCATCCAACATAAGAATCATAAGCATAAGCCAACGAAATCATATGAAGGAGGAAAAAAACTTGATGCAAGAAATCATAGAATTATAAGATGCCAACGAACCACTATAAAATCAGACTCGTTAAGATGGATGAATACTGCCCCTCAGAAATCCCACGGTTCTTGCTATCTATCTCAATTACCAAAACACCTTGATGCATTATCCACATCTTTGCATGGACAGTTCAAATAGATTGAAAATCTGCACTTCATGCAATTGATTTGCAACATAAACTTTAAACTAAATAATGGCACATGGGTAGAGGCCTCCAAGCCAATCAACCTAGTGTATGTAGCAAAGGAACGCCATATAGAAATCCAATGCAGAATTGTGTCAATATGTTTCTATCTTGAATCAATGATAGCAAAATAACAACTCACACAAAATGCATTTCCAGGGAACATGAAGAAGTAAATGTTGTAATAACTAACCTTAGCAATATAGTAATTAGTTTCATAGCAAAATAGAGCAGCATTATATCATATTAAAATCATAACagaaaccaaatcaattaaaatcaGAGGAGAAGAGACACTTGAGTTACCTAAGCAGAGGTTGAGTCACTCGAATccagaaaggagaagagacacGCGAGGAGCAGAGACCACCCAGCAGCAAGAGCAAGACACGACGAGGGGCAGAGAACCAGCGAGCGCGAGACAGGGCGCAAAGCAGAGAAGCAACGACGACGAGACACGATGCGGAGCAAAGAGGCAGCGACGGCAAGACTGGCGGGGAGCAGAGAAGAGGTGACAGCCAGAAACGACAGGGAGCAGGGAAGCGTAAATGACGCACTGCAGAGGAGAGAAGCAGCGACGGCGCACAACAGGCACGCAATGAAGAGAAACTGAGCTGAGACGGGCAGTGAATACTGAATAGAGTGGGGGCTGCTACTTCGACGATGGTGGGGGCTGGGTGGAGACCGACAAAAAAACTATGCCAGAGACCGACAAAAAACTACCCTGTTATTTTTAGGGTCCAATAAAAGCTTATGCAACGTCGTTTTGACATATATTGGCATCTAAAACAATTTTTGCATATATCAAAAGAATTTTCACATATATCAAACAATTTTCACAGATTTAGTATCCTTCCTCtaccatcataaataaataagacaGATACCACACGAGAATCCGAAAAACCAATTTCACAATTACATTCCCGCTCGAAATGAATCTCTCTTGGATTAGTTTATATAACAAAGCAACTATTATAATACAAGGTATTTCTTTTTCCTGCCTGTGCTCTCTCCATATTCTTGTCTTCTCCAGTAGATTTAAGTTCCTTCAGTACGGGTGATATTATTGATTTCCTGAAAAATGTCAATCCATCCAAGCTTGCATGAAGGCTCAAAGTGTACATCCTGAGACTCTGGAATTTAATAGAAAATGTTGTCATCATTAGATTTTTGGACTATCATCCAGTATGCATTGATATCTCATTTAATAATGTAGTCATTTAAACAACCAGAGGTATAGAATTCACCAAATTACATGGGAGCACATCATTGGATTCCTTTTGTAAAGCTATATAACACTTAGATTAAAATCAAGTTCAATAGAAACTTAGAAAGTGGTTGATTTTGATGTGGTCTATGTAAAACTTTTAGGAACATTAGTTAACAAGAAATGAGGTGTCAAAAGAATATCTCTGGAAAAATACTTAATACATCAATATAGAAAAGAACTAGAACAAAGCTATTCAAAACCCTCGCCTAACCCCAAAGTGTGCACACAGTGTGTGcgcgcacacacacacacacatacatacatTAAAAGATGTAAACGAAGGaattaacataaattaaaatgcaacCTTATCTTTGGCGATAGCATTTATCTCTATCAGTTAGGCTATCATATTTGTCAGGTAGTGGAAGCAGCGATTTTATGAGGATTGCAAGTGAAAACACAGAAAGTTCTCCTGCAGAAGGAAAAACAAGAGAAGGTCATAAAAGTATACTGATAACAGGCTAACAAGCAATTTCAAAAGACTCCCGACCCAACCCTACCCCTTTCacattttttaaacttttactaagaaaaaaaaaaaagaaaggaagacaACTATCTAAAACACaatgtataaataaaataaggtaCAGAGAACATTCATCAGgaacaatatatatttaaaatactaTTCTATTGGTAGTTTGCTTTTTGCATGTGTAtgaccaaaattccaaaaaactGTAAGCCCACAAATTTTTTTCCCATTTATGTAACGCTTAACACAAATGGAAGTATATGATATAAGCTACAACATTGAGGTTCAAATATATAATGTTAAAATACAGataagataattttaatataaagaagaagaaaagctaTTTAAGATTCCTACTGGATTTTACCTTTCTCTCTGTGTTTTATCGAACCTCTTGCAGCTAGTATATCACAATATTAACATGCGCTTTCAACTGTTCAAACTGATCATCTATGAGTCTCTCCATATCACAATAGAGCTGAAATCACTGATTTCAACAACTTCAGTTAGCAGCTTCCATAACATTCACTCCGAAGCGGAAATACAGCCTCTACCATATCTATTAATGGAAGGTATGCAGCTTCGCACACagtttattaaattaaaagggTGAAAAAGAGGTTTATCAACTAATGAAACAATCAGATGAATCACAAGCATAAAGAGTAACTGCTTTGTGAGAGCAGAGAAGAATAATGAATATCCACCCTAATCTGTACAGCAAAAACCACTCgcagttaaaataataaaatgtacTCAACAAGCAGCATTGGCTGACATTCCAAATCAAGATAAAAAGGGAGCTTATATTCTTGTTCtcctttggttgattaattttttctcttattgTGCCATATACATcttataaaagaaaagcattgAATTTTAAGTTGTTGAAATGTTTACCCTGGTGTACCTTTCCCCACTTCTTATAAGTAATAGTAGAGATTTAGAAGAACAATATAATTTCAATATTTAACAATGTTCAGTAGCAAATTAAGTCCTAGAAGTAGCAAGATAAAGTTTAACAGTCCTAACACAACCTAGAAAGCAAAATTCGTAATTGGAAAATGTTTATAATTCAAGAGACCAGGAATGGAGGACCCATTAATTCCAAAGGCATAAATCTGATTTACTAGAACTTCTTagaaataatatctttttacaAACTTGTATTCTCAATTGTTCCTGGACTTTCAATCAAACAAAGGAAACCTTTATAACATTAACTGAGCCACATTCTAGTAAGGCAAAACAAGTTGTATACAACATCTAGAAGCATCTAAGTGAATAATATACTATTGAATTGAAATGAACTATGAAACAATACTTCTGTGATgctctataaaaaataataaaacaaactcATGCCTGAAAAGAATTTTTcctgaaaaaataat is part of the Arachis duranensis cultivar V14167 chromosome 1, aradu.V14167.gnm2.J7QH, whole genome shotgun sequence genome and encodes:
- the LOC107486729 gene encoding LOW QUALITY PROTEIN: putative pentatricopeptide repeat-containing protein At1g17630 (The sequence of the model RefSeq protein was modified relative to this genomic sequence to represent the inferred CDS: inserted 1 base in 1 codon); amino-acid sequence: MLNAVSDCFFSRSSRFHRILLFKPLISFHHFHTCVTHHYELLGYFDSLIQQSLTLQQARQIHSQIFVTDAHRSPFLASRLISLYSRFGLVSDARKVFSLVPFDELQNLLLWNSIXMRKLGFLPDGFTLPLVIRACSNVGATGFCNIVHCHVLQMGFWNHLHVVNELLSMYGKLGKMEYACHLFDRMLVRSLVSWNTMVSGYALSCDPVGASRIFKRMELEGLQPNSVTWTSLLSSHARCGFYDKTLKLFKLMRTRGVEISAEGLAVVLSVCADMVDVDRGSEIHGYVVKGGYEDYLFVKNALIGGYGKHEHLKDAHKVFFEMKARNLVSWNALISAYAESGLCDEAYALFLQMEKLDSYLLVRPNVISWSAVICGFASKGRCEESLELFRQMQLCRVIANCVTISSVLSVCAELAALNLGRELHGYAIRIQMDDNILVGNGLINMYMKCGGFKEGHLVFDNIKGRDIISWNSLIGGYGIHGLGERSLRTFDEMLEAGMKPDNISFVAVLSACSHAGLVAAGRGLFNRMASEFGIKPNVEHYACMVDLLGRAGLLQEASDIVRNMPIEPNDCVWGALLNSCRMHRDTDIAEETESNILTLKSEITGSFMLLSNIYAASGRLEDSARVRVSAKSKGEKEA